The following proteins come from a genomic window of Sphingobium cloacae:
- the pabB gene encoding aminodeoxychorismate synthase component I, whose product MRLPGPHEVFALFDDARAHDAVPARLYRDPVATIVARRQAEVQPALDRLADAREQGLHAAGFLSYEAGLALEERLRPIGRRREEDAPPGTPPLLWFGLFEGCRLIAPGDLPGLLPPPSPARISAPRPLIDEAAYRAAFDRVQDYIRAGDIYQANLTFPCDVPIPGDPMAFYAAVRPRAAAGYGGIMRTGEHSILSFSPELFFTQIRGQLTARPMKGTAPRDADPARDAALVQWLENDAKQRAENLMIVDLLRNDLSRVSLAGSVTVPELFRIESFPTVHQMISTVRAKILPGLSPVDVLRILFPCGSITGAPKVRAMEVIDAVEPFARGVYTGAMGWIDPEGDAAFNVAIRTLCMAEGSAVGRLGLGSGIVADSDAASEWAECLAKGRFLAGT is encoded by the coding sequence ATGCGCTTGCCCGGCCCCCATGAAGTCTTTGCCTTGTTCGATGACGCCCGCGCGCATGACGCGGTTCCCGCGCGCCTTTATCGCGATCCGGTCGCCACCATCGTGGCGCGTCGGCAGGCCGAGGTGCAGCCCGCGCTCGATCGGCTGGCCGACGCGCGGGAACAGGGGCTCCATGCGGCCGGATTCCTGAGCTATGAAGCCGGTCTGGCCCTGGAGGAGCGCCTCCGTCCCATCGGCCGGCGGCGAGAGGAGGATGCGCCCCCCGGCACACCGCCCCTGCTTTGGTTCGGCCTGTTCGAGGGATGCCGCCTGATCGCGCCGGGCGACCTGCCGGGCCTGCTGCCCCCGCCTTCGCCCGCGAGGATTTCCGCGCCCCGGCCGTTGATCGACGAAGCCGCCTATCGCGCCGCTTTCGATCGCGTGCAGGACTATATCCGCGCCGGGGACATCTATCAGGCGAACCTCACTTTTCCCTGCGACGTGCCGATCCCCGGCGATCCCATGGCCTTCTACGCCGCCGTCCGGCCCCGCGCGGCGGCGGGCTATGGCGGGATCATGCGCACGGGCGAGCACAGCATCCTGTCCTTTTCGCCCGAACTGTTCTTCACCCAGATTCGCGGGCAGCTCACCGCGCGCCCCATGAAGGGCACCGCGCCGCGCGACGCCGATCCCGCGCGCGACGCCGCCCTTGTGCAATGGCTGGAGAACGACGCCAAGCAGCGGGCGGAAAATCTGATGATCGTCGACCTGCTCCGGAACGACCTGTCCCGCGTCTCGCTGGCGGGCAGCGTGACCGTGCCGGAACTGTTCCGCATCGAAAGCTTTCCCACCGTGCACCAGATGATCTCCACCGTGCGGGCGAAGATCCTGCCGGGCCTGTCGCCGGTCGACGTGCTGCGCATCCTCTTTCCCTGCGGCTCGATCACCGGCGCGCCCAAGGTCCGGGCGATGGAGGTCATCGATGCGGTCGAACCTTTTGCGCGGGGCGTCTATACCGGCGCGATGGGGTGGATCGATCCGGAAGGGGATGCCGCGTTCAATGTGGCCATACGCACCCTTTGCATGGCGGAGGGCAGCGCGGTGGGACGTCTGGGCCTGGGATCGGGCATCGTCGCGGATTCCGATGCGGCATCCGAATGGGCGGAATGTCTGGCGAAGGGGCGCTTCCTCGCGGGCACTTGA
- a CDS encoding aminotransferase class IV: MALADERFDLLETMAFDPVEGIRLLELHLERMRASAQALGFAFDRHEVRNELQAATFRLREKSRLRLLASRRGSIAIEVREYRTWPQPIMHVAIVPRHAPADDQRLRHKTTDRSIYRDALRRGGTFEVLMTDAQGFLTEGCFSTIFVERGDKLLTPPLRRGLLPGILRQSLIDMGEAVEADLRPIDLDDGFFIGNAARGMVAASLEP; this comes from the coding sequence ATGGCATTGGCTGATGAACGCTTCGACCTGCTGGAAACCATGGCCTTCGATCCTGTCGAAGGCATCCGGCTGCTCGAACTGCATCTGGAAAGGATGAGGGCCAGCGCGCAGGCGCTCGGCTTCGCGTTCGACCGGCACGAGGTCCGCAACGAACTTCAGGCCGCGACATTCCGGTTGCGCGAAAAGAGCCGCCTGCGCCTGCTGGCGTCGCGCCGGGGCTCCATTGCCATCGAGGTGCGCGAATATCGCACCTGGCCGCAGCCGATCATGCATGTCGCCATCGTTCCACGCCACGCGCCCGCCGACGACCAGCGCTTGCGGCACAAGACGACGGACCGCTCCATCTATCGCGATGCCTTGCGGCGGGGCGGCACATTCGAGGTGTTGATGACCGACGCGCAGGGATTCCTCACCGAAGGCTGTTTCTCCACCATCTTCGTCGAGCGCGGCGACAAGCTGCTGACGCCCCCGCTGCGGCGCGGGCTGCTCCCCGGCATATTGCGCCAGAGCCTGATCGACATGGGCGAAGCGGTGGAGGCGGACCTGCGCCCCATCGATCTGGATGACGGCTTTTTCATCGGCAATGCGGCGCGCGGCATGGTGGCCGCGTCGCTGGAGCCATAG
- a CDS encoding pyridoxal phosphate-dependent aminotransferase, with product MSQTSAALGRIQPSATLAMSARVNALKAEGVDVIGLSAGEPDFDTPDFVKEAGIAAIRNNLTRYTDVDGTADLKEAVAFKFKRDNGLVYKRSQISVNSGGKHTLFNALVATVDAGDEVIIPAPYWVSYPDIVNFAGGTPVFIEAPASQGYKITAAQLEAAITPRTKWVLLNSPSNPSGAAYSAEELKALGDVLLRHPHVLVMTDDMYEHVWYAPTPFATIAQVCPDLYERTLTVNGCSKAFSMTGWRIGFAGGPEWIIKAMGKLQSQSTSNPCSISQAAATAALTGDQAFLEERNAAFRKRRDMVVAMLNDAPGLDCPTPEGAFYVYPDASGVIGKTTPKGQVIDSDEALIGYFLDEARVAAVHGAAFGLSPAFRISYATSEETLKKACTRIQEACAALK from the coding sequence ATGAGCCAGACTTCCGCCGCCCTCGGTCGTATCCAGCCTTCCGCCACGCTCGCCATGAGCGCGCGGGTCAACGCGCTGAAAGCCGAAGGCGTGGACGTGATCGGCCTGTCGGCGGGCGAGCCCGATTTCGACACGCCCGATTTCGTCAAGGAAGCGGGCATCGCGGCGATTCGCAACAATCTCACCCGCTATACCGACGTGGACGGCACCGCCGACCTCAAGGAAGCGGTCGCCTTCAAGTTCAAGCGCGACAATGGCCTCGTCTACAAGCGCAGCCAGATCAGCGTGAATTCGGGCGGCAAGCACACGCTGTTCAACGCGCTGGTCGCGACCGTGGACGCAGGGGATGAGGTCATCATCCCCGCGCCCTATTGGGTCAGTTACCCCGACATCGTGAACTTCGCGGGCGGCACGCCTGTCTTCATCGAAGCGCCCGCCAGCCAGGGCTACAAGATCACCGCCGCCCAGTTGGAAGCCGCGATCACGCCGCGCACCAAATGGGTGCTGCTGAACTCGCCCTCCAATCCCTCCGGCGCGGCCTATTCGGCCGAGGAGCTGAAGGCGCTGGGCGACGTGCTGCTGCGCCACCCGCATGTGCTGGTGATGACCGACGACATGTATGAACATGTCTGGTATGCGCCCACGCCCTTCGCCACCATCGCGCAGGTATGCCCCGACCTTTACGAGCGGACGCTGACCGTCAACGGCTGCTCCAAGGCTTTTTCCATGACCGGCTGGCGCATCGGTTTCGCGGGCGGTCCGGAATGGATCATCAAGGCGATGGGCAAGCTCCAGTCGCAGTCGACTTCCAATCCCTGCTCGATCAGCCAGGCCGCCGCCACCGCCGCGCTGACCGGCGATCAGGCTTTCCTGGAAGAGCGCAACGCCGCCTTCAGGAAGCGCCGCGACATGGTCGTCGCCATGTTGAACGACGCGCCGGGCCTCGATTGCCCGACGCCGGAAGGGGCTTTCTACGTCTATCCCGACGCCAGCGGCGTGATCGGCAAGACGACGCCCAAGGGGCAGGTGATCGATAGCGATGAAGCGCTGATCGGCTATTTCCTCGACGAAGCCCGAGTCGCGGCGGTGCATGGCGCGGCCTTCGGCCTCTCGCCCGCCTTCCGCATCAGCTATGCGACGTCGGAGGAAACGCTCAAGAAAGCCTGCACCCGGATTCAGGAAGCCTGCGCCGCGCTCAAATAA
- the infC gene encoding translation initiation factor IF-3 encodes MMRRPMAPPPKSGPRYNEFITVPKVRVIDDEGENLGVMFTQEAIERAYEIGLDLVEVSPTADPPVCKFLDIGKYKYEAQKKANIARKTQKTQELKEIKMRPNIDDHDYDTKMKKVHDFIGDGDKVKITLRFRGRELSHQQLGMQLLQRVAENVGEIAKVEAYPRMEGRQMLMVLAPK; translated from the coding sequence ATGATGCGCCGTCCGATGGCGCCGCCGCCGAAGTCCGGTCCCCGTTATAATGAGTTCATCACCGTGCCCAAGGTGCGGGTGATCGACGACGAAGGCGAAAATCTGGGCGTGATGTTTACGCAGGAAGCGATCGAGCGCGCCTATGAGATCGGCCTCGATCTGGTCGAGGTATCGCCGACCGCCGATCCGCCGGTCTGCAAGTTCCTGGACATCGGCAAATATAAATACGAAGCCCAGAAAAAGGCGAATATCGCCCGCAAGACCCAGAAGACGCAGGAACTCAAAGAGATCAAGATGCGTCCGAACATCGACGATCATGACTATGATACGAAGATGAAGAAGGTCCATGACTTCATCGGCGATGGCGACAAGGTGAAGATCACCCTGCGCTTCCGCGGCCGCGAATTGTCGCACCAGCAACTCGGGATGCAATTGCTCCAGCGCGTGGCGGAAAATGTGGGCGAGATCGCCAAGGTCGAAGCCTATCCCCGCATGGAAGGCCGCCAGATGCTGATGGTGCTCGCGCCGAAATAG